The DNA region CGATGGTCTCGCGCAGGTTCTCCCGCGCCGATTCCGCGTTCACCGGTACAGGGTGCGACAGGGCCGAGGTGCGTGTCATTCCAATTGGGTCAGTAGGGTCGTTCGGGTCATCGAACGACGTGAAGGAGTGGACGGTGCTGCGACGGCGGCGGATCAGCAGGCTCGACGCGGGGCGGCCGGTGTCGCCACCGCAGCCACACCCGTCGGGAGCCCGACCACCCGCGATCCCGGCCGAGTTCGTGCCCAAGCACATCGCGATCGTCATGGACGGCAACGGCCGCTGGGCCAACCAGCGCGGCCTGACCCGCATCGAGGGCCACAAGCGCGGCGAGGCCCAGGTCGTCGAGGCGGCGCGCGGGTGCATCGAGATGGGCGTGAAGTGGCTGTCGCTCTACGCGTTCTCCACCGAGAACTGGCGGCGCAGCCCCGAGGAGGTCCGCTTCCTCATGGGATTCTCCCGTGACGTCATCCACCACCGCACCGACGAACTCGACGAGCTGGGCGTGCGGGTGCGCTGGTCGGGCCGCAAGCCCCGGCTGTGGCGCAGCGTCATCGGCACGCTGGAGGAAGCCGAGGAGCGCACCAAGCGCAACGACGTCCTCAACCTGGCGATGTGCATCAACTACGGCGGCCGTGCCGAGATCGGCGACGCCGCCCGCGAGATCGCCCGCCTGGCCGCCGCGGGCAAGATCAACCCGGACAAGGTGGACGAGCGCACCGTCGCCAAGTACCTCTACCAGCCGGAAATGCCCGACGTCGACCTGTTCATCCGCCCCTCGGGGGAGGAGCGGACGTCGAACTTCATGCTCTGGCAGTCCGCGTACGCCGAACTGGTGTTCCAGGACGTGCTGTGGCCCGACTTCGACCGCCTGCACCTGTGGCAGGCCATCGAGACCTATGCCCGCCGCGACCGGCGCTTCGGCGCGGCCGAGGACTCCGCCGAGGTCGCCGCCCGGCTCAACGTTGAAGGAGAGGCATGACCAGCGAGGCCGTCACCGAGGCCGACCTGCTCACCCGGGCCCGCGAGGCCCTGGAGAGCTACCACGATGTCCGCGTCGACGACGACGGCGCCCTGACCTTCCGCCACGGCGACGTGCCGTGCGCGGTCCAGGCGATGCAGCTGGCCGAGGGCCTGACGGTGCTCAGCCTGACCTGTGTCGTGGCGTGGGACCTGCCCGAGGACGGCACGCTGGCGGTCTCCGCGGCCGAGCGCGCGGGCCAGGGCCTGTTCGGCACCCTGGGTGTCGTGCACACCGAGCGGGGGATGGACGTGACCTTGCGCTATGCGTTCCCGGCCGAGGGCCTCGCCGCCCCCGCCCTGGGCACTTTGCTCATGCTGGTCGTGTCGACGGCTTCCCAGTTGCGGGCCGAACTGTTGGGAACAGACGGTGGTGAACAAAGTTCAAGCGGCGGGTCCCCAACGTGATGGGCATCCTGGCATCATTCCGCCCGTGATGACCCTTCGACGGTACCGACCCATGGCAGGCGCCGATGAGTGACGAACCCAAGGCCGCCGACCAGCCCGCGGCGCCCGCGTCCGACGACCCCGGCGCGGCTGGCGAGTCGCCCGCGAGCCCGTCGTTCGGCGGCGCCGTGGCGGTCGCCGAGCGCGCCCCCAAGGGCAAGGCGGACGAGCCCAAGCGTGGGATCACCTCGCTGGAAGTGCTGTGTGGTCTGCTCGTCGTCGCGCTGGTCGGCCAGCAGTGGATCACGTCCTGGTTCGACAACCCCGCCATCCAGACCGGGTCCACCATCTTCGTGGCCGTCTGCGTCCAGGCGCTGCCGTTCCTCGTCCTCGGCGTCCTGATCAGCGGCGCGATCGCCGCGTTCGTCCCCGCGACCCTGCTCAACCGGCTGCTGCCCAAGAAGCAGGCCGTCGCGGTGCCCATCGCGGGCGTCGCCGGGGTCGCGCTGCCGACCTGTGAGTGCGCCGCGGTGCCGGTCGCCCGGCGCCTGATGCAGCAGGGCGTGCCGCAGTCCGTGGCGCTGGCCTTCCTGCTCGCCGCGCCCGCGGTCAACCCGATCGTCCTGGTCGCCACCAACGTGGCGTTCCCGAACAACCCCGGCATGGTCTGGGCCCGCCTGGCGGCCTCGCTGGCCACCGCGATCATCATGGGCTGGCTGTGGGCCCGCTTCGGCAAGGCCGAGTGGATCGTCGAACGCGCACTGCGCCGCGCGCCGCAGGCCGAGGGCCGCAACCGCTGGCGCGTGTTCTTCGAGACCTCCCGCGCGGACTTGGTCGACGCGGGCGGCTTCCTCGTTCTCGGCGGCTTCACCGCCGCCGTCCTCAACGTGGCGATCCCCCGCGAATGGGTCAACACCCTGGGCGAGCAGATCGTCCTCGGTGTCATCGTGATGGCCGCGCTCGCGGTCGTGCTTGCCCTGTGCAGCGAGGCCGACGCGTTCGTCGCGGCGTCGATCTCGGGGATGCCGCTGCTGCCGAAATTGGTGTTCCTCGTCGTCGGACCGGCCATCGACGTCAAGCTGTTCGCCCTGCAGGCGGGCACGTTCGGCCGCTCGTTCGCCATCCGCTTCGCGCCCGCCACGCTGGTCGTGGCGATCGCGTGCGCGGTCGGCTCCGGCCTGATCTTCCTCGGGGGTGTCTGATGCGGCGGGAAACCCAGAACATCCTGCTGATCCTGGTCGGCGGGGCGCTGTTGAAGATCTCCTTCACCAGCACCTACCTGCTCTACGTCAAGCCCGCCCACCAGCCGTGGCTTATCGGAGGCGGCCTGGTCATGGTCATCCTCGCGGCGGTCTCCATCGCCCGCGACCTGTGGCCCGCCAAGCCGACCGCGGCTGTGTCCACGGCATCGACCGACGGCGACTCGACGGCCGAGTTCGCCGCGGACGGGCACGCCGCGGGCCATGACGATTCCGGGCACGCCGGTCATGATCACGACGACGACGGTGAACACCACCACCCGGCCCGTAGCGCCTGGCTGCTGCTGATGCCGGTGCTGGCGATCTTCCTCATCGCCCCGCCCGCCCTCGGCGCCGACTCGGTCATGCGCAACGACAACCGCGCCGCGGCCAGCCGCTCGTCGGGTACCGACGGATCGTCGCTTTTCCCGCCCCTGCCCAAGGGCGACGTCGTCTCCATCGCGATGAGCGACTTCGCCGCCCGCGCGGCATGGGACTCCGGCAAGTCCCTCGACAACCGCACCGTCAAGCTGACCGGCTTCGTCGTCGCTCAGGGCGAGACCAGGTACCTGGCCCGCCTGTCCATCGCCTGCTGCGCGGCCGACGCGTTCCCGGTCAAGGTCAAGCTCGACGGCCCCGGTGCAGGCGGACTGGCCAACGACACCTGGCTTGAGGTGACCGGTCAGGTCCAGCCAGGCACGGCCACGAAGGACACCGACTACGTCCCGTCGTTGACCGTCGACGGCATGGTCCAGATCCCCCAGCCGGAGAACCCGTACGAGGCGTGACCCTGGCGTCCTCCGGCCCCACGCGGGCCGGAGGACCTCAGGTGCAGTTCGCGCAGGTCCCGAAGATCTCCACGGTGTGGCTGACCTCGGAGAACCCGTTCTCGGCCGCGACCCGGTCTGCCCACCGCTCCACCGCGGGACCCTCCACCTCGACGGTGTGCCCACACGACCTGCACACCAGGTGATGGTGGTGGTGACTCGAGCACCGCCGGTAGATCGCCTCACCCGAGTCGGTGCGCAGCACGTCGATCTCGCCCGCGTCGGCCAGCGACTGCAGGGTGCGATACACGGTGGTCAGGCCGATGCCCTCGCCCCGCTTGCGCAGCTCCTCATGCAGTTCCTGGGCCGAGCGGAAGTCGTCGAGCTGGTCGAGCAGCTGCGACACCGCCGTGCGCTGCCGCGTGGAGCGCTTGCCGGGAACGGTCGCCGAACGGTCGGTCGCGGTCACCGCGGGTCGCCCTCCTCCACGTGCGCCACAGCGTCGACGACGATGTGGGACAAGTGCTCATCCACCAGTCGGTAAACCACCTCACGGCCGTGCCGCTCGCCGTAGACCACCCCTGCCGACTTCAGCACCCGCAGGTGCTGGCTGATCAGCGGCTGAGCCACGCCAAGCGCCTCCACCAGTTCGTGCACGCACCGATCAGCCTCGCGCAACTCCAGCACGATCGCGATGCGGACCGGCGCGGCCAACGCCCGCAGCAGGTCGCCCGCCGCGGTCAGCGTCGTCGCGGGCCGCCGGTGAACGGGCAGCACCAGGGGACGGTCAGGCGAGTGTTCGTGCTGCTCGGCGGCTGCCCGCAGCTCGTGCGACGCGGCGTCCGAGGTCACGATCGACATCGTCCTCTCATAGGCCCCAAGCGCCGCTTCGACGTCCGGGTGATGGTTACCGTGTTCAACATCCTAGGCGGTCGACCTATTTCCCGACGGCAACACCGCTCAGCGCACCGATATCGACCGTTTCAGAGAACCGAGACAGCGATCGCGACCAACAGCCCGAGGACCAGAACCCGCCCCACCCGCTGACTCGCCGTCTGCACTCGCCAGGTCGCCGCGAGCAGCACGGCCACCCCCGCCGCCAGCACCCCAAGCAGCGCCGCTCCCAGCACGCCGCGGACCAGAACCCCGGCCGCGAACAGCCCCGCCACCAGGAGGAACACCACCAGCGGATGGATCCGGGCCAACGGCCCCCGACCGGCGAGCAGCGGTGCCCTGAACGATCGACCTTGCCCCACGGTGCCTCCCGGATCGGTTGGGCTACGGTGCTGCATCCTCGCACCACCCCCGGAAAGGCCGCCGACCGTGCTGCTGATCGCCAGGTTCACCGCCACCGAGCCCGAGTCGTTCACCGCTCGCGCGCAGCGTGCGCTGGAACTGCTGCTGGCCCAGCCGGGCTGCCGCCGCGGCCTGCTCGTCCGGTCCACCGAGTCCGCCGACAGCTGGGTGCTGACCGTCGAGTTCGAGTCGGTGTCGGCTTATCGCAAGTCGCTGTCTCCGTTCGACGTCCGTGAGCACGTGATCCCGTTTCTCGCCGAGGCCGACACCACCGAGCCCGCCGCGTACGAGGTCGTCATCGAGGCCGCCCCCGGCGACGTCCGCCGCCACACCAGCCTGCTCGCCGCCGACGCGGCGACCGTCCGCCTCGGCGAGGCGGGCGGCCCGACGACGCCCCGCTAGCGGCCTCACGCCGAGTCGGATGTGATCCGGGTCTCCCGTTTCGACACCCCAGGCCGGAACTGCGTATCCCTTGATGAACACGTCGTCTGCGGGAGTGGGGGATTCATGGCTTTTCGGTGCGGAACGGGACATGAGTGACCGTGGCTGTCCCAGGAAGTCCCCTTCGGTGGCTGCGTGGGCGGTCCGCGGCGCGAGGCCCGGAGCCCGCCGGGTTGCGGACCGAACGCGAGGTCCAGACCGCCTACGAAACCTACGGCGGGGAACTGTTCGGGTTCGCGTTCAAGGCACTGGACGACCGGCAGCTCGCCGAGGACGTGGTGCAGGAGACGTTCGTCCGTGCCTGGCGGTCGCGGCACGGCTTCGACGCGCACCAGGGCAGCATGCGGACTTGGCTGTTCGCCATAACCCGGAACGGGATTGTCGACGCCATCCGGCGGCGCCGGGTGGGTGCCGGTAGCCCGTCGGCCGCTGCCCTGCCCGATACGCCCTCGGCACTTGACCATGTTGATCAGCTTCTTGAGCAGATCCAGCTCGGCGAGGCGTTGGGGCGGTTGAGCCCGCAGCATCGGGAAGCGGTGGTCGGGGTGTATTTCGGTGGTCGCACCTGTGCCGAACTGGGCGAGGAACTGGGAATCCCGGCTTCCACCATGCGCAGTCGGCTGTACTACGGGATGCGCGCGTTGCGGTTGGTCCTGGAGGAGAACGGGTGGCTGGCGCCATGAAGGACGAGTGCTTCGCCTTCCGTCCGGTGCTGGCCGAGCGTCTGCTGCTCGGGACGCCGTTGCCCGCGGCGGTGTCCCGGCACCTCGACCAGTGCCAGGACTGTTCCCGCGAGGCGTCCGAGCTCGGCGATGTGGTCCGGTCACTGCGGCGGACCGACCCACGTGTCGAGGCGGTCGCACGCGAGTGGCCGTCGCGGGAGCTCGACGACCGAATTCGGGATGTGGTCCAAGCGGCGGCCCGACCCCGGCGCAGACGGCGCTTCGCGGTGGCGGTCGCCGCCGCTGCCATCGTCGCCGCGACCGCGGTGGTCGCCCCACTTGTCGCAGGCCCGGAACAACCACCTGCCACGGCGGCCACACTGGTCCGGCAGGGGCCGATGATCAGTCATCCGTGGGGCACTGAGGTCCCCGTGTCCCTGTCCGGGCTCCAGCCGGGACAGATCTACCGCCTGATGACCGTCAACTCGGCGGGCGCGCGGGCGCCGGGTGGCAGCGTGCGGGCGGCAACCGGTGAACCGGTCTCGACCCGCATGGTGACCGGCATGCGTCGGGACGCCATCACCGCCCTGATCGTCGAGGA from Alloactinosynnema sp. L-07 includes:
- a CDS encoding isoprenyl transferase, with protein sequence MLRRRRISRLDAGRPVSPPQPHPSGARPPAIPAEFVPKHIAIVMDGNGRWANQRGLTRIEGHKRGEAQVVEAARGCIEMGVKWLSLYAFSTENWRRSPEEVRFLMGFSRDVIHHRTDELDELGVRVRWSGRKPRLWRSVIGTLEEAEERTKRNDVLNLAMCINYGGRAEIGDAAREIARLAAAGKINPDKVDERTVAKYLYQPEMPDVDLFIRPSGEERTSNFMLWQSAYAELVFQDVLWPDFDRLHLWQAIETYARRDRRFGAAEDSAEVAARLNVEGEA
- a CDS encoding permease; its protein translation is MSDEPKAADQPAAPASDDPGAAGESPASPSFGGAVAVAERAPKGKADEPKRGITSLEVLCGLLVVALVGQQWITSWFDNPAIQTGSTIFVAVCVQALPFLVLGVLISGAIAAFVPATLLNRLLPKKQAVAVPIAGVAGVALPTCECAAVPVARRLMQQGVPQSVALAFLLAAPAVNPIVLVATNVAFPNNPGMVWARLAASLATAIIMGWLWARFGKAEWIVERALRRAPQAEGRNRWRVFFETSRADLVDAGGFLVLGGFTAAVLNVAIPREWVNTLGEQIVLGVIVMAALAVVLALCSEADAFVAASISGMPLLPKLVFLVVGPAIDVKLFALQAGTFGRSFAIRFAPATLVVAIACAVGSGLIFLGGV
- a CDS encoding TIGR03943 family protein; protein product: MRRETQNILLILVGGALLKISFTSTYLLYVKPAHQPWLIGGGLVMVILAAVSIARDLWPAKPTAAVSTASTDGDSTAEFAADGHAAGHDDSGHAGHDHDDDGEHHHPARSAWLLLMPVLAIFLIAPPALGADSVMRNDNRAAASRSSGTDGSSLFPPLPKGDVVSIAMSDFAARAAWDSGKSLDNRTVKLTGFVVAQGETRYLARLSIACCAADAFPVKVKLDGPGAGGLANDTWLEVTGQVQPGTATKDTDYVPSLTVDGMVQIPQPENPYEA
- a CDS encoding Fur family transcriptional regulator yields the protein MTATDRSATVPGKRSTRQRTAVSQLLDQLDDFRSAQELHEELRKRGEGIGLTTVYRTLQSLADAGEIDVLRTDSGEAIYRRCSSHHHHHLVCRSCGHTVEVEGPAVERWADRVAAENGFSEVSHTVEIFGTCANCT
- a CDS encoding metalloregulator ArsR/SmtB family transcription factor, coding for MSIVTSDAASHELRAAAEQHEHSPDRPLVLPVHRRPATTLTAAGDLLRALAAPVRIAIVLELREADRCVHELVEALGVAQPLISQHLRVLKSAGVVYGERHGREVVYRLVDEHLSHIVVDAVAHVEEGDPR
- a CDS encoding antibiotic biosynthesis monooxygenase; protein product: MLLIARFTATEPESFTARAQRALELLLAQPGCRRGLLVRSTESADSWVLTVEFESVSAYRKSLSPFDVREHVIPFLAEADTTEPAAYEVVIEAAPGDVRRHTSLLAADAATVRLGEAGGPTTPR
- a CDS encoding sigma-70 family RNA polymerase sigma factor; the protein is MAVPGSPLRWLRGRSAARGPEPAGLRTEREVQTAYETYGGELFGFAFKALDDRQLAEDVVQETFVRAWRSRHGFDAHQGSMRTWLFAITRNGIVDAIRRRRVGAGSPSAAALPDTPSALDHVDQLLEQIQLGEALGRLSPQHREAVVGVYFGGRTCAELGEELGIPASTMRSRLYYGMRALRLVLEENGWLAP